A genomic stretch from Anabaena cylindrica PCC 7122 includes:
- a CDS encoding bifunctional DNA primase/polymerase, translated as MIDTLKLLPPHWPIIPTQGKRPLGYQWEQHPWSPQALLNQLQQYEKVPIRNRHHGFYKVTPTGIGVLCGQNSQEFLIAIDCDGYSAHAAIIAHQPLPTTVAFTSGRPGRAQYLLKLPGNTHLKLKSRKITTAPGEVLEFRGTKLPSILPPSIHPQTGYYRWLSGCRPDQIEIAIAPSWIIEQMTKRAKSPKRDYHKNSNFLPTNPEFTGEDTETALLLLEIIHPRFADKYDSWIKVGMALKSVNPTLLSAWEEWSQLSAKYTPGECEYKWQSFRKWGMNMQILHRLANLS; from the coding sequence CTGATTGATACCCTCAAACTACTCCCCCCACACTGGCCTATCATCCCCACTCAGGGAAAAAGACCATTAGGGTATCAATGGGAACAACATCCCTGGTCTCCTCAAGCATTGCTGAACCAACTACAGCAATATGAAAAAGTACCAATCAGAAACCGCCATCACGGTTTTTACAAAGTAACCCCCACAGGTATAGGTGTCCTTTGCGGTCAAAACTCCCAGGAATTTTTAATCGCCATAGACTGTGATGGATACAGCGCCCATGCAGCAATTATCGCTCATCAACCACTACCCACTACAGTTGCATTTACATCAGGACGACCAGGAAGGGCGCAATATTTACTGAAATTACCAGGTAACACTCACCTTAAACTCAAATCCCGTAAAATCACCACCGCCCCCGGTGAAGTTTTAGAATTTAGAGGTACTAAACTACCATCAATACTTCCCCCCAGTATTCATCCACAAACCGGTTATTATCGTTGGCTGAGTGGTTGTCGTCCTGACCAAATAGAAATAGCGATCGCACCATCTTGGATAATCGAACAAATGACCAAACGTGCGAAATCACCAAAAAGAGATTACCACAAAAACAGCAACTTTTTACCAACAAATCCAGAATTTACAGGTGAGGATACAGAAACAGCACTGTTACTACTAGAAATTATTCATCCTCGCTTTGCAGATAAATATGATTCATGGATCAAGGTGGGAATGGCTTTGAAATCAGTCAATCCTACCCTGCTTTCTGCTTGGGAAGAATGGAGTCAGCTATCAGCTAAATACACACCAGGGGAGTGCGAATACAAATGGCAATCTTTCAGGAAATGGGGGATGAATATGCAGATTTTACACCGTTTAGCTAATCTTTCCTAA
- the cmr1 gene encoding type III-B CRISPR module RAMP protein Cmr1 has translation MEVKIQTLTPIWTGGIESGKCDRIHETGLLGSLRWWMEVLVRGMGGVVCDPTEQKCSYDSKKPNNGLCKVCEVFGATGWKRQFRLEVQEIEISDAQIKHTITADRTYTNDQGKLKTPTWYFRDSNPPNAPKNGTFIIKIQSFNPKFKPEIIAGLIQFIADWSALGARSQMGFGVIKIECAGIIDTQPLYDWLILTNGSESDRKLPSLQNIFLAKIHSKDSNFDERSTFDLKYDLRQLFRSDKNIRHFIMGTVKGDVIAAKVKISRPYKDENGNTVIRVWGYIPQQADIYNTIWNRETVVEKIQEHLKNNHNLTLWREINSGRDSETGKMIDEKAFLQSLLKI, from the coding sequence ATGGAAGTAAAAATTCAAACTCTCACTCCAATCTGGACAGGCGGTATTGAGTCCGGAAAGTGCGATCGCATTCACGAAACCGGACTGCTTGGTAGTCTGCGCTGGTGGATGGAGGTTCTGGTGCGCGGGATGGGGGGTGTGGTCTGTGATCCGACTGAGCAAAAATGCTCATACGATTCCAAGAAGCCTAACAATGGACTTTGTAAGGTCTGCGAAGTGTTTGGCGCAACTGGTTGGAAACGTCAGTTTCGTCTGGAGGTACAGGAGATTGAAATCTCTGATGCACAAATTAAGCATACTATTACAGCAGATCGAACTTATACAAATGATCAAGGTAAGCTAAAAACACCAACTTGGTATTTTCGAGATTCTAACCCTCCAAATGCCCCTAAAAATGGCACTTTTATTATTAAAATTCAAAGCTTCAATCCAAAATTCAAGCCTGAAATTATTGCTGGACTAATTCAATTTATTGCTGATTGGTCGGCTTTAGGAGCGCGTTCTCAGATGGGGTTTGGTGTAATTAAAATTGAGTGTGCTGGCATTATTGATACTCAGCCTCTATACGATTGGCTCATTCTCACTAACGGAAGTGAATCTGATAGAAAACTACCTTCGTTACAAAACATTTTTCTGGCAAAAATACATTCTAAAGATTCAAATTTTGATGAAAGAAGTACCTTTGATTTGAAATATGATTTACGACAACTTTTCAGATCAGATAAAAATATACGTCATTTTATTATGGGTACAGTTAAAGGTGATGTTATAGCCGCTAAAGTTAAAATATCTCGACCTTATAAAGATGAAAATGGAAATACAGTCATCCGTGTATGGGGTTATATTCCTCAACAAGCAGATATTTACAATACTATCTGGAATCGAGAAACGGTTGTAGAGAAAATTCAGGAACACTTGAAGAATAACCACAATCTAACCCTTTGGCGTGAAATAAACTCAGGTAGAGATTCTGAAACTGGAAAAATGATTGATGAAAAAGCCTTTCTGCAAAGCTTATTAAAAATATAG
- a CDS encoding RAMP superfamily CRISPR-associated protein: MQYDYYAFEKEHLIDSLNKLELASEKFKKGKRDNNKSVCEQAENEIKKAATDAVKIEPHLSYLWYEALNSDLKNPVRDAWQKNLTTKKIPEDFRFIPNISELENLPALSFMLRVPFKLQKPYLSKDDRSFHLLDNPVRKDKVFQTPMVASTSWKGALHNAMLQQLAGWWCGLDEGVRKQRQQKKEFVAKRVSIGRLFGTEKGFQIDDKKFDSYLDNLGGRDLARLYQRYIRRYLSSTGFFSGRLYFYPTFFDKIALEVINPHDRKKSTGKNPILIESVPIRATGKFMILYVHFGAIDESQVAKDLEIVAEGVKAMLTVYGFGAKTSSGFGIVEDQLDSQGELAIRADIPELKPPEPEVKPSEPDLPRYLVAPGQIDPDFLNPDGTFKSKERYLQGKSGKKTGQLYDKAKKWWDNERPIAETAILEIIPEPKLTPKPAMTEVSFNKLSELGDRTKEIAKHLHQRKEISHDS; this comes from the coding sequence ATGCAGTATGATTACTATGCTTTTGAAAAAGAGCATTTAATTGATTCTTTGAATAAACTTGAACTAGCCTCAGAAAAATTTAAAAAAGGCAAAAGAGACAATAATAAAAGTGTGTGTGAACAAGCAGAAAACGAAATAAAGAAAGCTGCTACAGATGCTGTTAAAATTGAACCTCACTTATCCTACTTGTGGTATGAGGCTCTTAACTCTGATCTCAAAAATCCTGTTCGTGATGCTTGGCAAAAGAATCTCACTACAAAAAAAATACCAGAAGATTTTCGATTCATTCCCAATATTTCAGAACTTGAAAATTTACCAGCACTCAGTTTTATGCTGCGTGTACCTTTCAAACTACAAAAACCCTATTTGAGTAAAGATGATCGCTCCTTCCATTTACTTGATAATCCAGTACGTAAAGACAAGGTATTTCAAACCCCAATGGTTGCTTCAACAAGCTGGAAAGGGGCTTTACATAATGCAATGCTTCAACAATTGGCAGGGTGGTGGTGTGGTTTAGATGAAGGGGTAAGAAAACAACGTCAGCAAAAGAAAGAATTTGTAGCCAAAAGAGTTAGTATCGGGCGACTTTTTGGCACTGAAAAGGGATTTCAGATAGATGACAAAAAATTTGATAGTTATCTCGATAATCTTGGTGGTAGAGATTTGGCGCGTTTGTATCAGCGATACATTAGACGTTATCTATCTTCAACCGGGTTCTTTTCAGGTCGGCTTTATTTTTATCCAACGTTCTTTGATAAGATTGCCTTGGAAGTAATTAATCCGCATGATCGCAAAAAAAGTACAGGCAAAAATCCCATTTTGATTGAGTCAGTTCCAATCAGGGCAACAGGTAAGTTTATGATTTTGTACGTACATTTTGGTGCAATTGATGAGAGCCAAGTTGCTAAAGATTTAGAAATTGTGGCAGAAGGGGTAAAAGCGATGCTCACGGTTTATGGTTTTGGAGCAAAGACCAGTAGTGGTTTTGGAATTGTGGAGGATCAACTTGACAGTCAGGGAGAGTTAGCAATTCGGGCTGATATACCAGAGCTAAAGCCACCAGAACCAGAAGTAAAACCATCAGAACCCGATCTACCTCGCTATCTGGTTGCACCTGGACAAATAGATCCAGATTTTCTAAATCCTGATGGTACTTTCAAGTCTAAAGAACGATACTTACAAGGAAAGTCTGGGAAAAAAACTGGACAACTTTACGATAAGGCTAAAAAGTGGTGGGATAATGAACGGCCTATAGCTGAAACTGCGATATTAGAAATAATACCTGAACCTAAACTAACGCCAAAACCAGCTATGACTGAAGTTTCTTTTAATAAATTGAGTGAGTTAGGCGATCGCACCAAGGAAATAGCAAAGCATCTACACCAAAGAAAGGAAATCAGCCATGACTCATGA
- a CDS encoding CRISPR-associated protein Csx11, which yields MTHDLQDLADNRDALLLGEVAAFLHDWDKCIKQWISLGKNFNPSQTTPRVKSSLEGCSLQDPLNLSTADTSLAKIIKEGKNPSKAKLSLDWRIKLLGKCHDVAHVDKPEEEQGLREESKFIGSIFGFEITLGENSSKLLEAVQSIDQRDIFIHNIEQAFNNAVGDTRRPLNEVRLSEWGAATAAFWKAIAARYILENKVTENNLKWRILSVRFDGLSFLERSLTIGDLHGRKKSLQLALNCVRRLLEETYALGNEVYRDENGSAFLVPELENDIDGNQLLNLIENQILNNGWKREFEINGELKPQVYLTKSHEKAIVLHEALQQELPNITPFQDCSDIWWQSEISDICTVCGVRPQGWGGNDKKKKEQAKSRNVCSICLERRSNRAKIWLQDLTKEDIETRDTIWIDEVADNNARLALVVGQFDLNDWLSGDMIKTLLVVCSPSVKEPEKKPSFARIQRVWRTTQQFWQTALADTKLPKIKGRLSIEFNNIDQIKLQSLGSYDLVLGTTKLSVLHNDCKLITTDNLCYAAKKLGAKSEQYSKIELAAEFIAEQLRYQQFFIEEPTGYGSSNKLPGKLNINNVVFEEQEYSPIIPILSEPSTFMALVPAEKSLDVVEVIKTKYEREMGKVRNRLPLHLGVVYFDRRTPLRSALDAGRQMLSYKSSSQQLWQVQSKTQGTLPPEKQKLANGTKQFEETITISLINLVESDTELIQGDRKITWHVPNKMGDGTTDDNWYPYVFVKTSDDSEVNGRSRKIKSQRPGTTEPCWLVHAGDLKEGDQIYFTSSTFDFEYLDSAARRFDIHYDEKDRRPRKTRPFYLEGLDRIQTLWEILKNLETSQRHQVIYSIEATRDMWYGEDIKQESWKDKIFEQFVTDTLANAAWTKDYKKWIDIPQENRQLLINAAVRGELADITDLYMEILKER from the coding sequence ATGACTCATGATTTACAAGATTTAGCGGATAACCGTGACGCTTTGCTTTTAGGAGAAGTGGCTGCATTTCTACATGATTGGGATAAGTGTATTAAGCAGTGGATCAGCTTGGGGAAAAACTTTAATCCAAGTCAAACTACTCCCCGTGTCAAATCTAGTCTCGAAGGATGTTCTCTACAAGATCCACTTAATTTATCTACGGCAGATACTTCGCTTGCAAAAATAATAAAAGAAGGGAAAAATCCTTCTAAAGCTAAACTTTCTTTAGACTGGCGTATTAAATTATTAGGGAAATGTCATGATGTTGCTCATGTAGATAAGCCTGAAGAAGAACAAGGACTTAGAGAGGAAAGCAAGTTCATTGGGTCTATTTTTGGATTTGAGATTACACTAGGAGAAAATTCATCAAAACTTTTGGAAGCAGTTCAAAGTATTGATCAACGCGATATTTTTATTCATAACATAGAACAAGCATTTAATAATGCAGTTGGAGATACAAGGCGACCTCTTAATGAAGTAAGACTTTCAGAGTGGGGAGCAGCTACAGCAGCTTTTTGGAAAGCAATAGCCGCTCGATATATTTTAGAGAATAAAGTTACTGAAAATAACCTAAAGTGGCGTATTTTATCGGTTAGGTTTGATGGACTCAGTTTTTTAGAGAGATCACTAACTATTGGTGATTTGCACGGAAGAAAAAAATCATTACAACTAGCACTAAATTGTGTCCGTAGACTTTTGGAGGAAACTTACGCATTAGGAAATGAAGTATATCGAGATGAAAATGGTAGTGCTTTTTTAGTGCCAGAATTAGAGAATGATATTGATGGCAACCAATTGTTAAATCTTATTGAAAATCAAATCTTAAATAATGGGTGGAAACGTGAGTTTGAGATAAATGGAGAGCTAAAGCCTCAAGTTTATCTTACAAAATCACATGAAAAAGCTATTGTTCTACATGAAGCATTACAACAGGAATTACCTAACATAACTCCTTTTCAAGATTGTTCAGATATCTGGTGGCAATCAGAAATCTCTGACATCTGTACAGTTTGTGGTGTTCGTCCACAGGGATGGGGAGGAAATGATAAGAAAAAAAAGGAACAAGCAAAATCGAGAAATGTTTGCAGTATTTGCCTAGAAAGACGCAGTAACAGAGCAAAAATATGGCTACAAGACTTAACTAAAGAAGATATAGAAACTAGAGATACTATCTGGATTGATGAAGTTGCTGATAATAATGCTCGTTTAGCCTTAGTTGTTGGTCAATTTGATTTGAATGATTGGCTGAGTGGCGATATGATCAAAACTTTATTGGTTGTGTGTAGTCCAAGTGTTAAAGAACCAGAAAAAAAGCCATCTTTTGCTCGTATCCAGCGCGTTTGGCGTACCACTCAGCAGTTTTGGCAAACAGCACTAGCAGACACAAAACTACCAAAAATAAAAGGTCGTCTTAGCATTGAATTCAATAATATTGACCAGATTAAATTACAGTCTTTAGGTTCTTATGACCTGGTTCTAGGAACGACAAAACTAAGTGTTTTACATAATGATTGTAAGCTCATTACCACAGATAATCTTTGCTATGCTGCTAAGAAATTAGGTGCTAAATCTGAACAATACTCAAAAATTGAATTAGCTGCTGAATTTATTGCTGAACAGTTACGTTATCAACAATTCTTTATAGAAGAACCAACTGGATATGGAAGCTCTAATAAATTACCAGGTAAGTTAAATATTAATAATGTTGTATTTGAGGAACAAGAATACAGTCCTATAATTCCTATTCTCTCTGAACCTAGTACATTTATGGCTCTTGTTCCAGCAGAAAAATCTCTTGATGTAGTTGAGGTGATAAAAACAAAATATGAACGAGAAATGGGCAAAGTCCGTAACCGCTTACCCTTACATTTAGGTGTTGTCTACTTTGATCGTCGTACTCCCCTCCGGTCTGCTTTAGACGCTGGACGACAAATGTTGAGCTATAAATCTAGTAGTCAACAATTATGGCAAGTGCAATCAAAAACTCAAGGAACACTACCTCCTGAAAAACAGAAATTAGCAAATGGAACGAAGCAATTTGAAGAAACGATCACTATCAGCCTAATAAACTTAGTTGAAAGCGATACAGAGTTAATTCAAGGCGATCGCAAAATCACCTGGCACGTTCCTAACAAAATGGGAGATGGAACAACAGATGATAATTGGTATCCTTATGTTTTTGTAAAAACAAGCGATGATAGCGAAGTTAATGGACGATCGCGCAAAATCAAAAGTCAGCGACCTGGTACAACTGAACCCTGTTGGTTAGTTCACGCTGGGGATTTAAAAGAAGGCGACCAAATTTATTTCACCTCCTCCACCTTCGACTTTGAATACCTCGACAGCGCCGCCAGACGGTTCGATATTCACTACGACGAAAAAGACCGCCGTCCCCGCAAAACTCGCCCCTTCTACCTCGAAGGCCTAGACCGTATTCAAACACTCTGGGAAATTCTCAAAAACCTCGAAACCTCCCAGCGTCATCAGGTGATTTACAGCATTGAAGCCACCCGTGATATGTGGTACGGGGAAGATATAAAACAAGAATCATGGAAAGATAAAATATTTGAGCAGTTTGTCACTGATACACTAGCTAATGCAGCTTGGACTAAAGACTATAAAAAATGGATAGATATTCCTCAAGAAAATCGCCAGCTACTAATTAATGCAGCAGTGCGAGGAGAACTGGCAGACATAACAGACTTGTATATGGAAATTTTAAAAGAACGGTAA
- the cmr4 gene encoding type III-B CRISPR module RAMP protein Cmr4, translating to MATYKRQRYLFMTLDPVHIGTGGYRLGRVDNSIVREPGTKIPKIPGTSLHGAARSYAAQLYETPEAAGQDQKYVKNPENNPICYTFGYLHSGNSDNPQTGNPNPKKKEIAYSGVVNIFDAHILLFPVHSMVGPVWVSTRERLDDAGFTNLPDEPDNLETVILNWDNSDKPDKRLNLGWLMLNAEIKAEIEAPPQWQNDKRYKAINKIVIVKDALFSQVVNSNLEVRTSVAINPETGAANDGALFTYEAIPRATFLTADVVLDDYRSGEKGWSLGEIKETGKLKEDGTKNPLPGGAWQCPLCVVKSGLKMIEWLGVGGMGTRGFGRMAMIGDPKTVELQELFNPLQSNQQTSSGSSIETTEGGQA from the coding sequence ATGGCAACTTACAAACGACAACGTTACCTATTTATGACTCTCGATCCTGTTCATATCGGTACAGGAGGCTATCGTTTAGGACGAGTTGATAATAGCATCGTGCGAGAACCAGGAACTAAAATTCCGAAAATTCCCGGTACAAGTTTACATGGTGCGGCGCGATCCTATGCAGCACAGTTATATGAAACCCCCGAAGCCGCAGGACAAGATCAAAAATATGTTAAAAATCCTGAAAATAACCCAATCTGTTACACCTTTGGTTATTTACATTCAGGTAATAGTGATAATCCACAAACTGGTAATCCAAACCCTAAAAAGAAAGAGATTGCTTACTCAGGTGTTGTAAATATTTTTGATGCTCACATTTTGCTATTCCCTGTGCATTCAATGGTCGGTCCCGTGTGGGTGAGTACGAGAGAGCGATTAGATGATGCAGGGTTTACTAACTTACCTGATGAGCCAGATAATCTTGAAACTGTTATTTTGAATTGGGATAATTCGGATAAACCTGATAAACGATTAAATCTAGGCTGGTTAATGCTGAATGCTGAGATAAAAGCAGAAATAGAAGCACCTCCTCAATGGCAAAATGATAAACGCTACAAAGCCATCAACAAAATTGTTATTGTTAAAGATGCTCTTTTTAGCCAAGTAGTAAATAGTAATTTAGAAGTCAGAACATCTGTCGCAATTAACCCAGAAACTGGTGCAGCCAACGATGGGGCATTGTTTACTTATGAAGCCATTCCCCGTGCTACTTTTCTTACCGCAGATGTTGTTTTAGATGATTACCGCAGTGGTGAAAAAGGATGGTCATTAGGTGAAATTAAGGAAACAGGTAAGCTTAAGGAAGATGGAACAAAAAATCCTTTACCCGGAGGTGCTTGGCAATGTCCATTATGCGTAGTTAAATCTGGTTTGAAAATGATTGAATGGCTGGGAGTTGGTGGTATGGGAACGCGGGGTTTTGGAAGAATGGCAATGATTGGCGATCCTAAGACTGTTGAACTTCAAGAACTATTTAACCCGTTGCAGAGTAATCAACAAACATCTTCTGGATCATCTATAGAAACTACTGAAGGAGGTCAAGCATGA
- a CDS encoding RAMP superfamily CRISPR-associated protein: MTWRAYQVVFKLKSPLHIGCGKVGNVQRTRSYLTGRVFWGALTMRLTRNGTDEPATDTKQYECYGKKVDDNLAFTYFYPAIESNGNYTVKWPWGSENESLFRRCFLSSYASTALVYPQQAAEPGLLHEVEFISPHTLDEGKQVYLVGYVFEKVEKEECAVQWKEACYRLQMGGERGYGWGDVAVKEIKEITESEKIFNAYTWTSENISIVIQVVENIENSRLLAHTETRKKLLVQGEIEPLVGREWKVANQAGKSVAFSGLCWTPGSMVKQPSDFVIQKFGIWKFKE, from the coding sequence TTGACTTGGAGAGCCTATCAAGTAGTTTTTAAACTCAAATCTCCTTTACATATTGGTTGTGGCAAAGTGGGGAATGTACAACGTACCCGTTCTTATTTGACTGGGCGTGTATTTTGGGGTGCATTGACAATGCGATTAACCCGTAATGGAACTGATGAACCTGCAACTGATACAAAACAGTATGAATGCTACGGCAAAAAAGTTGATGATAATTTAGCTTTCACTTACTTTTATCCTGCTATTGAATCAAATGGAAACTATACAGTTAAATGGCCTTGGGGAAGTGAAAACGAAAGTCTGTTTCGTCGCTGTTTTTTAAGTAGTTATGCCAGCACTGCTTTAGTATATCCTCAACAAGCAGCAGAGCCAGGATTATTACATGAAGTTGAGTTTATTTCACCTCATACTTTGGATGAGGGTAAACAGGTTTATCTAGTGGGATATGTGTTTGAAAAAGTTGAAAAAGAAGAGTGTGCGGTACAATGGAAAGAGGCTTGTTATCGTTTACAGATGGGAGGTGAGCGAGGTTATGGTTGGGGTGATGTTGCAGTAAAAGAAATAAAAGAAATAACAGAATCTGAAAAAATATTTAATGCCTATACTTGGACATCTGAAAATATCTCTATTGTAATTCAAGTAGTAGAAAATATAGAAAATAGCAGACTTTTAGCTCATACAGAAACTAGAAAAAAGTTATTAGTTCAAGGAGAAATTGAACCGTTGGTGGGTAGAGAATGGAAAGTAGCTAATCAAGCAGGAAAAAGTGTGGCATTTTCTGGACTATGTTGGACTCCAGGGAGTATGGTAAAGCAACCATCCGATTTTGTGATTCAAAAATTTGGCATCTGGAAGTTTAAGGAATAG